One part of the Aurantibacillus circumpalustris genome encodes these proteins:
- a CDS encoding DUF5686 and carboxypeptidase-like regulatory domain-containing protein: MKVTKLVYTIALCVLFPLVQRAQYIISGKVFATSDKEALPFVSVIIKGTTIGAQTDFDGNFTINSPKMGDSLVAIYVGYKRLSRPLKKTERQTVNFPMESTGFSLDEVVINAGENPAHRIIRNCVKNKYRNDRSQLESYEYEVYNKLEFDLTRISKQMRDRKILKPIAFVFDNVDSTNSGEKPSLPFFIVENLSKFYHKSNPSRKKEIVIGSKITGIENSSISQVLGDMYQNINVYDNNILVFNKQFPSPLSENALFYYKFYLQDSAFENNQYIYHLSFKPKRVQELSFSGNIWIADTTWGVKRLEMSIPKDANINFINTANVIQEFNYRDSAWTMIKDRLVIDFAPTKKAMGFYGRKTASYKNVIFNQPKDDKFYEFADKIIVEEGATSRSDEFWTENRHDTLTAREKKIFKMIDTIQSLPIYKTWVDIFYILVAGHKKINNFEIGPYFNLVSYNAIEGLRLRFGGRTSNLFSKWYELSGYVAYGLKDEKLKYALGFKSFVSKKPSRQIIGMNYISDNEILGQSTNGFSQDNVLASFFRSSPLNNLTRVNSVQAYYEREWFPGLISRFSLIGRRFTTLGSNQYLFQKRDGGIGERESINNTEARINLRFAWKEKYVGEGFRRLSIGTRFPILQLYYSKSLQNAFRGEYDYHRLVVNVSDRIRITPILGYTDYVIGAGKIWGPVPYPLMELHSGNQTYIYDYMAFNMMRYYEFASDQFFSLAVYHHFEGIFLNKVPLLRKLKWREVITAKAVWGTVNNKNRRTLLFPNTLSALDKGPYVEASAGIENIFKIFRIDAFWRLSYQSPRAIENFGIKFGFQLTL; encoded by the coding sequence ATGAAGGTTACAAAACTTGTTTACACCATAGCCTTGTGTGTTCTTTTTCCTCTTGTACAAAGAGCTCAGTATATCATTAGCGGAAAAGTTTTTGCGACTAGTGATAAAGAAGCTTTGCCATTTGTTTCAGTTATAATTAAAGGGACAACTATTGGTGCACAAACTGATTTTGATGGTAACTTTACAATCAATAGCCCTAAAATGGGCGATTCGTTGGTGGCAATTTATGTTGGTTACAAACGTTTATCGCGCCCTCTTAAAAAGACCGAAAGGCAAACAGTTAATTTTCCGATGGAGAGCACAGGGTTCTCCTTAGATGAAGTAGTAATTAACGCAGGCGAAAACCCAGCCCACAGAATTATTCGCAACTGCGTGAAAAATAAATATAGAAACGATAGAAGTCAACTTGAGTCATATGAGTATGAAGTCTACAACAAACTTGAATTTGATCTTACCCGCATTTCAAAACAAATGCGTGATAGAAAAATCTTAAAACCCATTGCTTTTGTATTTGATAATGTAGACAGCACCAACAGTGGTGAAAAGCCTTCACTTCCGTTTTTTATTGTCGAGAATCTCTCAAAGTTTTATCACAAAAGTAATCCAAGCAGAAAAAAAGAGATTGTTATTGGTAGCAAAATTACCGGTATTGAAAACTCCAGCATATCGCAAGTTTTGGGTGACATGTATCAAAATATAAACGTTTACGATAATAATATTTTGGTGTTTAATAAACAGTTTCCCAGTCCGCTTAGCGAAAACGCACTGTTCTATTACAAATTTTATTTGCAAGACAGTGCTTTTGAAAACAACCAATACATCTATCATTTAAGCTTTAAACCCAAACGTGTGCAAGAATTAAGTTTTTCTGGTAATATCTGGATTGCAGATACCACGTGGGGTGTAAAGCGCTTGGAAATGAGTATACCAAAAGACGCAAATATTAATTTCATAAATACCGCAAATGTTATTCAAGAATTTAATTATCGCGATAGTGCTTGGACAATGATTAAAGACCGCTTGGTCATTGATTTTGCGCCTACCAAAAAAGCAATGGGTTTTTACGGAAGGAAAACCGCTTCGTATAAAAATGTAATATTTAATCAACCAAAAGATGACAAGTTCTATGAGTTTGCCGACAAAATAATTGTGGAAGAAGGCGCAACGTCAAGATCGGACGAGTTCTGGACTGAGAACCGACATGACACGCTCACTGCGAGAGAAAAAAAGATTTTCAAAATGATAGACACCATTCAGTCTTTACCTATTTATAAAACGTGGGTCGACATTTTTTATATTTTGGTTGCCGGTCATAAAAAAATAAACAATTTTGAAATCGGTCCTTATTTTAACTTAGTTTCATATAACGCTATTGAAGGTTTACGTCTACGCTTTGGAGGAAGAACCAGCAATCTTTTTAGTAAGTGGTATGAACTGAGTGGATACGTGGCTTATGGGCTAAAAGATGAGAAATTAAAATACGCTCTTGGTTTTAAAAGTTTCGTTTCCAAAAAACCAAGTAGGCAAATTATTGGAATGAATTACATTAGTGACAACGAAATTCTTGGCCAGAGCACGAATGGTTTTTCACAAGATAACGTCTTAGCATCTTTTTTCAGATCAAGCCCACTTAATAATTTAACGCGTGTAAATAGTGTTCAAGCTTATTATGAAAGGGAGTGGTTTCCGGGCCTAATAAGTCGTTTCAGCTTAATTGGCAGGCGGTTTACTACACTTGGATCCAATCAATATTTGTTTCAGAAAAGAGACGGGGGCATTGGAGAACGCGAAAGCATTAACAATACAGAAGCCCGAATAAATTTGCGTTTTGCCTGGAAGGAAAAATATGTCGGTGAAGGCTTTAGACGGTTATCTATTGGAACAAGGTTCCCAATACTTCAATTATATTATTCCAAATCGCTTCAAAATGCATTTAGGGGGGAGTATGATTATCACAGACTTGTAGTAAACGTAAGCGATAGAATAAGAATTACTCCCATCTTAGGATACACAGACTATGTAATTGGCGCAGGAAAAATTTGGGGTCCAGTACCCTATCCGTTGATGGAATTGCATAGCGGCAATCAAACCTACATTTATGATTACATGGCATTTAACATGATGAGGTATTACGAATTTGCCAGTGATCAATTTTTTTCTCTAGCAGTTTATCATCATTTTGAAGGAATATTTCTAAATAAAGTACCTTTGTTGAGAAAATTAAAATGGCGGGAAGTTATTACGGCAAAAGCTGTATGGGGAACAGTAAACAATAAAAACCGAAGAACACTACTATTTCCAAACACTTTGTCTGCTCTAGATAAAGGACCTTATGTAGAAGCTAGTGCAGGTATAGAAAATATTTTTAAAATTTTTAGAATAGATGCCTTTTGGCGTTTGAGTTATCAATCACCACGCGCAATTGAAAATTTTGGAATTAAATTTGGATTTCAGTTAACTTTATAA
- the lptB gene encoding LPS export ABC transporter ATP-binding protein, producing the protein MILRSENLVKKYKSRTVANMVSVQVAQGEIVGLLGPNGAGKTTSFYMIVGMVKPNSGKIFLDDLDITKEPMYRRAQLGIGYLPQEASVFRKLSIEDNLYAILEMTKLTKKEQMMKAESLLDEFALHHVRKNLGDQLSGGERRRTEIARALATDPKFILLDEPFAGVDPIAVEDIQEVVRKLKEKNIGILITDHNVHETLSITDRAYLLYSGSVIKSGTAEDLANDEQVRKVYLGENFELRK; encoded by the coding sequence ATGATTTTAAGAAGCGAAAATCTGGTGAAAAAATACAAGAGTCGAACCGTTGCCAATATGGTTTCTGTTCAGGTGGCACAGGGTGAAATTGTTGGGCTTCTTGGGCCAAATGGTGCTGGAAAAACGACTTCGTTTTACATGATCGTTGGAATGGTAAAACCGAATAGTGGTAAAATATTTTTAGATGATTTAGATATAACCAAAGAACCCATGTACCGGAGAGCGCAATTGGGCATAGGATATTTACCACAAGAAGCCTCTGTATTTAGAAAACTCAGCATAGAAGATAATTTATACGCTATTTTGGAAATGACTAAGCTCACGAAAAAAGAGCAAATGATGAAAGCAGAAAGTTTGTTAGATGAGTTTGCATTACATCATGTTAGAAAAAATCTTGGTGATCAGTTAAGCGGTGGCGAACGCCGGAGAACAGAAATAGCAAGGGCTCTAGCTACTGATCCAAAATTTATTTTATTGGATGAGCCTTTTGCAGGAGTTGATCCTATTGCCGTAGAGGACATTCAAGAAGTTGTAAGAAAACTGAAAGAAAAAAATATTGGTATTCTTATTACCGATCATAATGTGCATGAAACATTAAGTATCACCGATAGGGCGTATTTATTGTATTCGGGAAGTGTTATAAAAAGTGGTACGGCCGAAGACCTCGCCAATGACGAACAGGTGCGCAAAGTTTATTTGGGAGAAAATTTTGAATTAAGAAAATAG
- the rdgB gene encoding RdgB/HAM1 family non-canonical purine NTP pyrophosphatase: MELLFASSNKNKIKEIAALLPKDYVLSGLQDVGVFEEIPETGQTIKDNSLLKAQYVVSFLKNKNTAMAVFADDSGLEVEALNNAPGVYSARYAGVPKSDESNNKKLLTELKGVSNRNARFVTVITLILNDTIHYFEGEVKGAIGPKPSGYNGFGYDPLFIPEGYSNTFADLSPEIKNSISHRSIAVKKLIRFLEQQAQR, encoded by the coding sequence ATGGAACTTCTCTTTGCTTCCTCTAACAAAAATAAAATTAAAGAAATAGCGGCCTTATTACCGAAAGATTATGTTTTAAGTGGCTTGCAAGACGTTGGTGTTTTTGAAGAAATTCCAGAAACCGGACAAACCATTAAAGATAATTCTTTATTAAAAGCACAGTACGTTGTAAGTTTTTTGAAAAATAAAAATACAGCAATGGCTGTATTTGCTGATGACAGTGGTTTAGAGGTAGAAGCACTTAATAATGCTCCTGGAGTATATAGTGCGCGTTACGCTGGGGTTCCAAAAAGCGATGAATCAAATAACAAAAAATTACTTACAGAATTAAAAGGTGTTTCAAACAGAAATGCGCGATTTGTAACAGTGATTACATTAATTTTAAATGATACGATTCACTACTTTGAAGGAGAAGTAAAAGGCGCTATCGGCCCAAAACCTTCTGGATATAACGGTTTTGGCTATGATCCTTTATTTATTCCTGAAGGTTACTCGAATACTTTTGCTGATTTAAGTCCAGAAATAAAAAACAGCATAAGCCATCGTTCAATTGCAGTAAAAAAATTAATTCGTTTTTTGGAACAACAAGCGCAACGTTAG
- the rsgA gene encoding ribosome small subunit-dependent GTPase A: MEGVVIKSTGSRYLVKTKERVYECVLKGKIRLEGRKTTNPIAVGDIVDFDIEENDEASIKKIHPRKNYIIRKSINLSKQSQILASNLDQTVLIVTLVSPRTSLGFIDRFLITSEAYRIPAKLIFNKCDLLNEESLTAQKEIIQLYTDIGYECFEVSSYDLKQIEALKQVFENKTTLIAGHSGVGKSTFINALQPGLNLKTGEISSAHAKGMHTTTFAELHSLDFGGSIIDSPGIKELGLVEMKKEEIGHYFPEIRERMNDCKFNNCIHVNEPKCAIIAAVEKGEISEERYSSYLGILSGEEMDWKAWEI; the protein is encoded by the coding sequence ATGGAGGGAGTTGTTATAAAATCTACTGGTAGCAGGTATCTGGTAAAAACAAAGGAAAGAGTTTATGAATGCGTATTAAAGGGCAAAATTCGTCTCGAAGGGCGAAAGACGACTAATCCTATTGCTGTTGGAGATATTGTGGATTTTGACATTGAGGAAAATGATGAAGCTTCTATCAAAAAAATTCATCCGCGAAAAAATTATATTATTCGTAAATCGATTAACCTTAGCAAGCAGTCACAAATACTGGCAAGTAACCTCGATCAAACTGTTTTAATTGTTACACTTGTTTCTCCAAGAACAAGCTTAGGGTTTATCGACCGTTTTTTAATTACGTCAGAAGCTTACAGAATACCTGCAAAACTCATTTTTAATAAATGCGATTTATTAAACGAGGAATCGTTAACTGCTCAAAAAGAAATAATTCAACTTTATACTGATATTGGATATGAATGTTTTGAAGTGAGCAGTTATGATTTAAAACAAATTGAAGCACTGAAACAAGTTTTTGAGAATAAAACAACGCTAATAGCGGGCCATTCGGGGGTTGGAAAGTCCACATTTATAAACGCCTTACAACCAGGATTGAATTTAAAAACGGGCGAAATATCTTCTGCTCATGCAAAAGGTATGCATACAACTACCTTTGCTGAATTACATTCACTAGATTTTGGAGGCAGTATTATTGATAGTCCGGGCATAAAAGAACTTGGGCTTGTAGAAATGAAAAAAGAGGAGATCGGACATTATTTTCCTGAAATTCGTGAGCGAATGAATGACTGTAAGTTTAATAATTGTATTCATGTGAACGAGCCTAAATGCGCTATTATTGCAGCTGTAGAGAAAGGAGAAATAAGTGAAGAAAGATACTCTAGTTATCTGGGCATTTTAAGTGGAGAAGAAATGGATTGGAAAGCTTGGGAGATCTAA
- a CDS encoding acetyl-CoA C-acyltransferase — MKEVYVVSAVRTAIGSFGGTLAGTPATKLGAEAIKAAIEKIKLDGKLVNEVFMGSVMQANLGQAPARQAAKFAGLPDSVNCTTVNKVCASGMKSISLGAQSILLGDNDIVVAGGMENMSSVPFYSDSTRWGNKYGDAKLIDGLAKDGLTDVYGNVPMGNCAELCAKDMKFTREEQDAFAIESYKRSAAAWSAGKYKEEVIPVTVKTRKGDVVFSEDEEYKTVNFEKIPTLKPVFQKDGSVTAANASTMNDGAAALVLMSKEKADSLGLKPLAKIIAYADAETAPEWFTTSPSLAVPKAVEKAGLKMSDIEYFELNEAFSVVGLANIKLMNLDPAKVNVNGGAVSIGHPLGASGARIIVTLINVLKQNKAKYGAAGICNGGGGATAIVIENMN, encoded by the coding sequence ATGAAAGAAGTATATGTAGTATCGGCAGTAAGAACCGCAATTGGTTCTTTTGGTGGAACGCTAGCGGGAACGCCGGCAACAAAATTAGGTGCTGAAGCCATAAAAGCAGCCATTGAAAAGATTAAATTAGATGGCAAATTAGTAAACGAGGTGTTTATGGGATCGGTAATGCAGGCCAACTTAGGTCAGGCTCCTGCCCGTCAAGCAGCAAAATTTGCTGGGCTACCGGATAGTGTAAATTGTACAACCGTAAATAAAGTATGTGCCAGTGGCATGAAATCTATTTCACTTGGCGCGCAAAGTATTTTATTGGGCGACAATGATATTGTTGTTGCAGGTGGAATGGAAAACATGAGCTCAGTACCCTTTTATTCTGACAGCACACGTTGGGGGAATAAATACGGTGACGCTAAGTTAATTGATGGTCTTGCAAAAGATGGTTTAACGGACGTTTACGGTAATGTGCCTATGGGAAATTGTGCTGAGCTTTGTGCTAAGGACATGAAATTTACCCGTGAAGAACAAGATGCATTCGCAATTGAATCATACAAGCGTTCAGCAGCGGCGTGGAGTGCGGGTAAATATAAAGAAGAAGTAATTCCCGTTACAGTAAAAACAAGAAAAGGTGATGTTGTGTTTTCAGAAGACGAAGAATATAAAACCGTAAACTTTGAAAAAATTCCAACTTTAAAGCCCGTGTTTCAAAAAGACGGAAGTGTAACTGCGGCTAACGCAAGTACCATGAACGATGGAGCGGCAGCTTTAGTTTTAATGAGTAAGGAAAAAGCAGATTCTTTAGGATTAAAACCTTTAGCTAAAATTATTGCTTATGCCGATGCTGAAACTGCTCCGGAATGGTTTACAACATCGCCAAGTCTGGCCGTGCCTAAAGCAGTTGAAAAAGCAGGTTTAAAAATGAGTGATATTGAATATTTTGAATTAAACGAAGCCTTTAGTGTTGTTGGTCTTGCAAACATCAAGCTAATGAATTTAGATCCTGCAAAAGTAAATGTGAATGGCGGTGCTGTTTCTATAGGGCATCCTTTAGGAGCAAGTGGCGCACGTATAATAGTTACTTTAATCAATGTTTTAAAACAAAATAAAGCAAAATACGGCGCTGCCGGAATTTGCAACGGTGGTGGTGGTGCTACCGCTATTGTTATCGAAAACATGAACTAA